From the Kitasatospora viridis genome, one window contains:
- a CDS encoding prephenate dehydrogenase produces MSELNTVEAEFHRVDRRPLRTAAVVGTGLIGTSVGLALSARGVTTYLLDRDPEVAREAAALGAGRAARPPHPVDLAVLAMPPSAIPSALIEYQRSGLAHYFTDVGSVKLPPQRTAATAGADLRGYVGGHPMAGAERSGPSAARADLFHGRTWVLTPSARTDPAAVARASELIRLCGAELLLMDAAEHDRTVALTSHAPHLLASLIAGRLADTDPARLRLAGAGLRDTTRIALGDPDLWTDILRSNAAPVAEVLREVADELAVAVAALDWLAGPDPAQQLRGERELHHLLSLGVAGRERLPAAAAQPAGR; encoded by the coding sequence GTGTCCGAGCTCAACACCGTCGAGGCCGAGTTCCACCGCGTCGACCGCAGACCGCTGCGGACCGCGGCCGTGGTCGGCACCGGTCTGATCGGCACCTCGGTCGGGCTGGCCCTGTCGGCCCGCGGGGTCACCACCTACCTGCTGGACCGCGACCCCGAGGTGGCCCGGGAGGCCGCCGCGCTCGGCGCCGGCCGGGCCGCCCGCCCACCGCACCCGGTGGACCTGGCGGTGCTGGCGATGCCGCCCTCTGCCATCCCGAGCGCCCTGATCGAGTACCAGCGCTCCGGCCTGGCCCACTACTTCACCGATGTCGGCAGCGTGAAGCTGCCGCCCCAGCGGACCGCCGCGACGGCCGGCGCCGACCTGCGCGGCTACGTCGGCGGCCACCCGATGGCCGGTGCCGAACGCTCGGGTCCGTCCGCCGCCCGGGCCGACCTGTTCCACGGCCGCACCTGGGTGCTCACCCCGTCCGCCCGCACCGATCCCGCCGCGGTGGCCCGGGCGAGCGAGCTGATCCGGCTGTGCGGCGCCGAGTTGCTGCTGATGGACGCCGCCGAGCACGACCGCACGGTGGCCCTCACCTCGCACGCCCCGCACCTGCTGGCCTCGCTGATCGCCGGCCGGCTGGCGGACACCGATCCGGCCCGGCTGCGGCTGGCCGGCGCCGGCCTGCGGGACACCACCCGGATCGCGCTGGGCGATCCCGACCTGTGGACCGACATCCTGCGCTCGAACGCCGCGCCGGTGGCCGAGGTGCTGCGCGAGGTGGCCGACGAGCTGGCCGTGGCGGTCGCCGCGCTGGACTGGCTGGCCGGTCCCGACCCGGCCCAGCAGCTGCGCGGCGAGCGGGAGTTGCACCACCTGCTGAGCCTCGGCGTGGCCGGCCGGGAGCGCCTGCCGGCGGCGGCCGCCCAGCCCGCCGGCCGCTAG
- a CDS encoding phytanoyl-CoA dioxygenase family protein, whose amino-acid sequence MSTTDQQVFVLTEEELALLPSEEDVHFYQEHGWYLSKKLLSDEETALLEKASEDFYAGHRDRRLPVRPPKLAYWEPSAGGVQRHNDYIHYEDDRIGAILRKPLIGAVAALLTGTSSIRIFQSTLIYKPPAPEERSNIVPWHFDRHYWATCSSERMLTAFIPFHDCTEELGTITMVDGSHRWKETAENDRTSLHFAERDNSELDVMLAENAEFNGVELKKLPITIPRGHMNFHHCRTYHGSGANVGEIPRRAISLHLQDGENQYRPFTRSDGSEVSYNHDVLVRRTADGLPDYADPAYCPTTWQS is encoded by the coding sequence GTGAGCACCACCGATCAGCAGGTATTCGTCCTGACCGAGGAGGAGCTGGCCCTGCTCCCCTCGGAGGAGGACGTCCACTTCTACCAGGAGCACGGCTGGTACCTCTCCAAGAAGCTGCTGAGCGACGAGGAGACCGCCCTGCTGGAGAAGGCCAGCGAGGACTTCTACGCCGGCCACCGCGACCGCCGCCTGCCGGTGCGCCCGCCCAAGCTCGCCTACTGGGAGCCCTCGGCCGGCGGCGTGCAGCGCCACAACGACTACATCCACTACGAGGACGACCGGATCGGCGCGATCCTGCGCAAGCCGCTGATCGGCGCGGTCGCCGCGCTGCTGACCGGCACCTCGTCGATCCGGATCTTCCAGTCCACCCTGATCTACAAGCCGCCGGCGCCGGAGGAGCGCTCCAACATCGTGCCGTGGCACTTCGACCGGCACTACTGGGCGACCTGCAGCTCGGAGCGGATGCTGACCGCGTTCATCCCGTTCCACGACTGCACCGAGGAGCTCGGCACCATCACCATGGTGGACGGCAGCCACCGCTGGAAGGAGACCGCGGAGAACGACCGCACCTCCCTGCACTTCGCCGAGCGCGACAACAGCGAGCTCGACGTCATGCTGGCGGAGAACGCCGAGTTCAACGGGGTCGAGCTGAAGAAGCTGCCGATCACCATCCCGCGCGGGCACATGAACTTCCACCACTGCCGCACCTACCACGGCAGCGGCGCGAACGTCGGCGAGATCCCGCGCCGGGCGATCTCGCTGCACCTGCAGGACGGCGAGAACCAGTACCGCCCGTTCACCCGCTCGGACGGCTCCGAGGTGTCCTACAACCACGACGTGCTGGTGCGCCGCACCGCCGACGGGCTGCCGGACTACGCGGACCCGGCCTACTGCCCGACCACCTGGCAGTCCTGA